The Nocardioides sp. S-1144 genome includes a region encoding these proteins:
- the rnpA gene encoding ribonuclease P protein component translates to MLPAAHRLTDAASFRDASRRGRRASSPRLVTHLWVDEGAGPVGVGDPAPARVGFVVSKAVGNSVVRNRVQRRLRHLSRPWVATLPPSSVLVVRALPAAAAASYDELGDDLTRCLRRSGAEGRVGP, encoded by the coding sequence GTGCTGCCCGCAGCACACCGCCTGACCGACGCCGCCTCGTTCCGCGACGCGTCGCGTCGGGGCAGGCGCGCCTCGAGCCCCCGCCTGGTCACCCACCTCTGGGTCGACGAGGGTGCGGGGCCCGTCGGCGTTGGCGACCCCGCTCCGGCGCGGGTCGGCTTCGTGGTGAGCAAGGCGGTCGGCAACTCCGTGGTCCGCAACCGGGTCCAGCGCCGGCTGCGGCACCTGAGCCGGCCCTGGGTGGCCACCCTGCCGCCGTCCTCGGTGCTGGTGGTGCGTGCGCTCCCGGCCGCGGCCGCGGCGTCCTACGACGAGCTGGGTGACGACCTGACCCGCTGCCTGCGCCGCTCGGGCGCCGAGGGGCGGGTCGGCCCGTGA